The stretch of DNA NNNNNNNNNNNNNNNNNNNNNNNNNNNNNNNNNNNNNNNNNNNNNNNNNNNNNNNNNNNNNNNNNNNNNNNNNNNNNNNNNNNNNNNNNNNNNNNNNNNNNNNNNNNNNNNNNNNNNNNNNNNNNNNNNNNNNNNNNNNNNNNNNNNNNNNNNNNNNNNNNNNNNNNNNNNNNNNNNNNNNNNNNNNNNNNNNNNNNNNNNNNNNNNNNNNNNNNNNNNNNNNNNNNNNNNNNNNNNNNNNNNNNNNNNNNNNNNNNNNNNNNNNNNNNNNNNNNNNNNNNNNNNNNNNNNNNNNNNNNNNNNNNNNNNNNNNNNNNNNNNNNNNNNNNNNNNNNNNNNNNNNNNNNNNNNNNNNNNNNNNNNNNNNNNNNNNNNNNNNNNNNNNNNNNNNNNNNNNNNNNNNNNNNNNNNNNNNNNNNNNNNNNNNNNNNNNNNNNNNNNNNNNNNNNNNNNNNNNNNNNNNNNNNNNNNNNNNNNNNNNNNNNNNNNNNNNNNNNNNNNNNNNNNNNNNNNNNNNNNNNNNNNNNNNNNNNNNNNNNNNNNNNNNNNNNNNNNNNNNNNNNNNNNNNNNATGAATTTAGTGGGAGgctgagagtagtggaagagtggagagatagagagaaatgaGCTGTTGAAAGAAAAGGAGAAGTGAAGAAGGAACCATGTTCATGTGTCAGAACATGtgctttgtttttattttgtataatattttgtgacttgtgagacCTCTCCCTCtctatttttttgctttgtccCCAAACCAAAGCCCCATGTAGGCCAATccatttgattatttgtttataaaacagAAGATCATTTATTGGATCgaaattttgtatatagatgatgaaaaaggaaactaaaaaatacaaacttttataaaatagatGCCTAatgagaaccaaaaaaaaaatgtaaataagaaCTTGTTTCGGTTAAAATTAGATTGCTACAATAGTATGTATGtattaaattataagttgttaaaacaaaattatatgcatctagctagaagaaaaaataaaggttaTGAAATTATTTCCTAGTTCTAAGTTTTTCAATGGTTCGTCGTTCAAACAGTCTATTGTTTCACTATTCATATGATACATACAATTCAATCTAAATGTTTTTAATACACTTTTTACTCCAAACAATCCAAACATCAATGGTGGTCCTCTAACATAGTACTCtaagaatattctctttaatttctACATAAGACCAAACTACAAAATTTCTACAACAAGCCCggcaaaaatattttttaaaagctaCGGGAAAATGGAATTCGACGATAATTAGtagaattttgaaataacaGTTTAACCAAAGTATTGGACGTAGAATGATGGCACCTTTTGCCAACgaaaaactgttttaaaaaaactcaattagtGGAAATTATAGCATATACGGCATTGGCGAATCATATGATTAGTTTAAGGGATATAAGTTAAGTGcattatcaaataatttttagttaaagaggtgaaaattaaaaacaaatataaaaagataagtGTGGCTAAACCATATCgaaacttgttttctttttgagtttATACCCGAATTCAAGTTTCTCTTTGAGAGGAAACTTTGTatcaaaagataaatataacCGGAGTTTCTAGCTTTGGTGGTAAAGAACCCTCAGCTGAAGTACCTGCCATCATGAATTCTATACGGGCTGCAGCGTCTAGGAGCTGACACGTGGAGTGCCATTTGGTCGTCCACGTGACTAGTTCAAGCGAACCGATTTATTTCAGGAAGTATTGAAATACTTgggttatcaaaaaaaaaagaaaaaaaaaaagataaataccATGTTGGTCTGAAGTACTATATTTGGTCTGAAGTTACCATGTTTGGCaagaaattaattttacatattaaaaaaaaacaagagaattttccggtatacaaaaaaaaaaagaagaagtaataaTTAAGTACACAATAAGTAATATTCTAGTAGGCGTAGTAATGTTTGAtttcaccaaaaagaaaaaaaagtggtaATAATGTTTGCAATTAGtcattatataaaacttgaaagtGGTTGCCTATGAATACAAACATGTTCATGCAAGTGTGCTTCCATGTGCTTCTCCTCACATTCTTAATCCACCCAATTCTGCTTCacatgtgcatatatatatgcacatatCTTATATAAGCATACTGTGGTCCGCAAGGTTTtgtataatattgtttttttttttttgaaaaagatatattattattgtgaaTCGTAGACAACATTgcaaaatttataagaaaatacatTACGTCAAAAATGAgataattgagaaaaaatataagctaaaagagattaaaagtgagttatatttacatttatgcAGACCGATCTAATCTAAATCCattgaaaaacaaacaacagcTCGAATGTATGGATAAAAAAGATGGGTTTATTTCCAAGTATTATGGAGAaatgaattgcacaaatttcaaaaatgcaTTTTACTACTAGCTTAGTAATATGTTGATGACCAGCAAAATGATTGAGCATTGAGAATCGCAATATCTGACAAGACCAATCAAATGTGACAGATTATTCGATACACTAGTAATTAATGTAGGCTTAAGGCTTTCATGTCATGACACCAAATTGTTAAAAAAGCTAACTAGGGTTTTAGTTGAAGagtaaataaattacaaaaccaaTTTCAGAATATACAtcttgtttttagattttccGTATAAGCCAAAATACGTTCTGTAGAATCTTTcatctaaaataataataacaatatatattgtatatatgatcagaagcaaaccaaaaacaaaaaaaattgtaataaataaagaatatgGAGATAAAATTAgtaagaacaaaaaacatacatacGGAATCTTCCGTAACGATTCGTACATGTTTTTTCACTGTCATATAAGGTCACAAATCACAAGAGTATAGTACTGCATCTTTTCTGATCCAATTCCTATTTAATTACAACCAAATCACAAAagctttataatatatatggtgaTTATATATCACGCGTTTGTTTTCTGCGAATTATACATCTGACATGAACACAGATACATGGTAAAAACAAGTGTTATGGTTTGATCGTACCATTTGTTTtcgtgatatatatatatatacatataaattttattgaaaaatcgTAGGTATTTCTTAACTGATGGATGATGATTCACACGGAAGTTACGCgttcataatataatatactatagaaaaagagaagaaaagcatcgaatttttaatataagttcAACTTGTGACTAATCATTATGCATGTTACTGTGTTTTTGGTGAATTGGGGGAAAAAAGCTTGATCTGAaagaataataatcaaaagGCAGTTTGTATATATGATAACAGTATATAATAAGGTGGGAGCATAAGTAACGTGAAGGCAGTTTGATCTGTCGGGAAATTTCTTTTATACTTTATGGTCCTTGTCCTAATTAGATAAGGTAAAGTATAGTTTTAGTTTAACTCGTGAACTCATCATTTTCTTACAAAAGTCCGGCTTCTCTgcacaatcacaaaacaatttctatatttttggttgtttcattatatagtaattttatttattttttgagctattaactttttttttacggtATATGACTATATTTTTTAGAGCCCTTATTAAAcctttatttttagtttattttaactttcttataaattatagtattgttggaacttggaagtaTATTAAAGGGGAAATTATCGTTTAAATTATAGTATGGGTTGTTGAAAGTATTTTTAAGAGTTTTNtttttttttttttttttggttatgtactAAGGGGCAAAGTCGTAAATACAATCATCTTTCTCCGACGAAGATCCAACGTATGACCCGACTCCGTAATCTGGGCCTGTAGTTAGTTGGGCCCTTTTGAAAGCCCAAATAATTTCGTGAGAAAAAGTCTCCGTCGTATTACATCGATCGCTTCCTTCCTCCCTCTTCGCCGTCGATCAGCCTCCAACGCCGCCTCGTCGCCGTCATCAAGCTCTTACTTTCTCACCCGCAGCTTCTGTAggttctcttcctcttctttggttttgttgtttcagtcTCTGATCTCCCCTTAGCTTGATCCTTGGGAATGAGAGAATGTTTCTGTTATGTTTATCTCCAATGTGGATTCATGACTCTGCGAATTTGGGCAAACAAGAGTGTCTTTGAAACTGATTTTCAATTCTACGGTTCTTCATTCATATTCTGAGCTTGATTAGCTtacaaagtttgaaactttttgttTACTTGTCTGCTCTGTTCATTCTTTAAATTGAACAAGTCTCTGAGCTGCTCACCTTAAATGAGTTAAGTTCGACTTATTTGTATGAATTAGATCTATCAAGAAACAAGTAAGACTTATTATTTGTTAGACTTGATCAGTCTTTGTTTTATTACTTTCTTCTTGGGGTTTCTCCATTTCTTCAGAATATGCTGAAAACTTTGTATTGATTCGTATATCATCTATGGTTTCAGATGGCATGGCTTgtggtttctctttctctgattGTTATCTGGGTGGCTTCTTTATGCAAAGTTTTCTTCGGAGCAACATCTAGCTCCCGAGCTACTATTCTTGATGATGGCAAGTAGCCAGAAACTGGTTTATTACTGATTTACGTTAATGCTAATATTTGATGCAGAATTTGATATCTCATTGTCTTTGGATTTCAGGTAAAACCcctcaaaagaaaaatgtgatgTTCGTCATAGCACATCCTGATGATGAGTCAATGTGAGTTTTTGAGCTTGCATCTCTTCGGATGTTGATTGATCGAGAATAGTAACTTCTGTTTTGCTGAGAGATATGTCTTTGACATTTCTTGACAGGTTCTTTTCTCCAACGATAAACTACTTAACGTCCAATGTATACAATCTTCACGTATTATGCTTGTCTACAGGTAATATGCTCTATCATACTTTTTAGGTGGTTGTTTTACTTTTCCTTTTCAAAGTTGTGGAATTGGTTAGTAAAAGGATTCTACTGAAATGCAGTTTGGAATTCATTTTGGATACTATAGATGAATCTATATGTTTCAGGTAACGCTGATGGTATGGGAAACATTAGAAAAGATGAGCTGCATCAGGCGTGTGCAGTGCTCAAGGTAAATCCAATTTGACAAAGAAAGCATCTGTGACATGTTTCTTGTCCTTTCAGTAAAAGCGTGTTtgctaataatatatatatcgaaCGTGATGCAGGTTCCGCTTCAACAGTTAAAAGTTCTGGACCATCCAAGTTTACAGGTCAGTGCAAATTTATCTCCCCAGCACATGTTTATCATTCCATATCATTTGAGGGAACAAGTATATAATATTCTCTCTTTCAGGATGGCTTTGGGCAAGTATGGAACCATGATTTGCTAACAGAAAttattgaagaagaagtcactAAACACGATATCCACACGGTATGACTTGGCTCTTAAAACCTAGTTAAAGACACTCATCACGGTATAACTTAGATATATTTCCGCATCTGATTCTCTGTGAGCTGCTTTCAGATCATAACATTCGATAACTATGGTGTTTCTGGTCATTGCAATCACCGAGATGTGCATCGTGGAGTATTGTACGTTAAGAATTCTTTCAATCCCTGAGTCATGAAATCGCAGAATCCTTCCTAATCACTCTGTTGTACGTGCAGAACGTTCTTGCAGACTAATTCAGGAAGACATATCAAAGCTTGGGAACTCGTAAGTCATTACTTTATTTTCTTGGAACTGAAAGGTATCTGCAAGCTCTCTTACTCGATTCAGCTAAAAGATTAAATGCTTTGTACACCAGGTAAGCCTAAATATCTTTCGCAAGTACTGTGGACCTGTCGACATTTGGCTGTCAATTTTATCCGCCAAAAAACATCCAAGTAATGTAATCATCATAAACGAGCAGCCTTGGAGAAGCTTCAAAGCAATGGCACAACATTTAAGCCAATGGGTTTGGTATGTCTCCACCAGATatgatatacttttttttacctCTGACCATGATGAATGTGAATGGTAACAACTGAAACATGaacctctgttttttctttgtttgtgattgtgcAGGTTTCGGAAgctttttgtttcgttttcaaGCTACACATACACGAATACACTTAATAGAATCATTCCTTGAGTCAGATTTTGAGGCTACTCAGCTAACGAGCTCTTGTCTGAGGCAATGGTTAAACAATTTTGAACAGATACGGTAGTTTGTAATGTTGGTTCATTGACGATTTATTGATTTGGCATTCtgtataattattttgtgtaaaaacaGTCACAAAAGCTTGCCAAGTTGAAGCATAAGACATAGAGCCAccttatttttatttcctttaataacaaaaaccaatgtacatatattttttttatttgcgaGTAATGCAATTCAGCCAGaagtaaacaaattttatgttggaATATCAATGTCAAACATGAAATGCTCATCATCTTACTCGTTCAATCGTGTTTCCTATTACGACTTTTTCTTATGGTTGGTTTATTTGAAATAGTGTCATTTCAGCTAAAAAAAGGTTATGGCATCCTTACTCGTTAATAAGTGCCTTTTTCTCAATGTTATATCCCAGATTAATGTAGAACTACGATTACCTGCAAATCATTGACCTCCTCGTCCGTAAGAGAGCGCTCCATTGAACGGAACACGATTCTGTAACAATGACTCGTCATCCCTTTCTTTAAGAGCTGATGCATACTGTTGTTGTCCAGTTAACACAAAGAATGATTCTCAAAGTCAGAGAAGCTtctatcatggaaattttcaatACTTTAAATGATCTTTGCTATAAGTTAAGTTATAATCTTCTTTTACCTTTTCGGGATTACAGTATGGTAGCATATCAGTGATACATATTTGGAGGAACCAAAAAATAGCCATCACCAAAGTAAACAGAGAAATTGATTTAAGATATTATATTTCTTGCTTGTAAAACCGGTTTACTTAGTAgtacataaaataaaaggaagagaaagaaacattacCACTTCAAATTCAAACCGGGTTCTGAACCAGAACCGCACCGGTTAGCGTTTCTCTCCGtgtaagagagagagtgagagtgagagttAAGATTGAGAAGGAAGTCAAATCGATAAGATGCAGAGATCGATTTCATCGAGACGGCGAATAGATTTGTTCGCCGGAATCTTCAGGGGAAAGGTAATCTTGCTCCTTCTACCTTTGATCTTTGCTGGGGACGAAGAGATTTTGCTGGTGATTATAGAGAGAAAGTGAGTAGAAATGGGATGAGTGATTTAAAGTTAGATGATGCAGTTGGTTTGTTCAGTGAGATGGTCAAGTCTCGTCCACGCCCTCCAATCATTGAGTTTAACAAATTGTTGAGTGCAATTGCTAAGATGAAGAAGTTCGATCTTGTCATCTCCTTGGGGGAGAAGATGCAAAAGCTGGGGATTTCACATGATCTCTATACATACAGTATTCTCATAAACTGTTTCTGCCGCTCTTGTCAACTCTCTCTTGCTTTAGCTATTCTggggaagatgatgaaactcggTTATGACTTATGAGCCCAGCATTGTCACgctttcttctcttgttaaTGGTTTCTGTCACAGTAAGAGGAGGATTTCTGATGCCCTAGCTTTGGTTGATCAGATGGTTGCAATGGGGTATCAACCCAATACGGTGACATTTACAACTCTTATCCATGGGCTTTTTCTCCACAACAAGGTCTCAGAAGCTGTGGCTTTAGTTGAATGGATGGTTGTGAAAGGTTGTCAACCGAGTCTAGTTACTTACGGTGTGGTAGTACACGGAATATGTAAGAGAGGTGATACTGATTTGGCTTTAAGATTGTTGAAGAAGATGGATCAAGGGAAAATAGATGCCAATGTTGTAATCTACAACACAGTCATCGATGCTCTTTGCAAATACAAGCATGTGAATTGATGCAATTGACCTATTCAATGTAATGGTGGAGATCAAAGGAATCAGACCGGATGTTTTTACCTACAGCTGCCTCATTAGTTGCCTTTGTAATTACGGAAGATGGACTGATGCTTCTCGGCTACTAAGCGATATGATCGGGAGGGAAATCAACCCCGATGTTGTTACTTTCCATGCATTGATCGATGCGTTTGTGAAAGAGGGGAAGCTTTTAGAGGCTGAAAAGTTGTACAAGGAGATGATCCGAAGGTCTCTAGATCCTTATATTTTCACTTACAATTCACTCATCAATGGGTTTTGTATGCACCATCTCCTAGACAAGGCTAAGCATATGTTTGAGTTCATGGTTAGCAAAGATTGTCTACCAGACGTAGTGACATACAATACTCTTATAAAGGGATTTTGCAAGTGCAAAAGGGTAAAGGATGGTATGCAACTCTTCCACGAGATGTCTCAAAGGGGATTGGTTGCCAACACAGTCACTTACACCACTCTTATCCAAGGTTTTTTTCACGCTAATGATTGTGATTCTGCCGAAATGGTATTCAGACAGATGGAATCTGATGGTGTCCCTCCCGATATCATGACTTACAGCATTTTGTTAGATGGACTTTGTAAAAACGGGAAGCTAGAGAAAGCATTGGTGGTATTCAAGTATATGCAAAAGAGTGAAATGgaacttaatatttttatatatactactgTGATTGATCGGATGTGCAAGGCTGGTAAGGTGGGAGAAGCGTGGGATTTATTTTGTAGCCTCAGCGTTAAAGGATTGAAGCCTGATGTTGTGACCTACACAACGATGATCTCAGGCTTTTGTGGGAAGCGGTTACTGCACAAAGCTGATGCCttgtttagaaaaatgaaagaagatgggCCTCTCCCAGATAGTGGTACCTATAATACGCTGATCAGGGCACATCTAAGAGATGGTGACGAAACCGCATCAGCTCAACTCATCAAAGAAATGAGGAGTTGTGGGTTTGTTGGAGATGCTTCGACCTTTGGCTTGGTCACTAATATGTTACATGATGGGAGACTGGACAAAAGCTTCATCGATACGCTTTCTTAAAAACAGTTTTATCATCCTGGAGAGATAATAAGTGAGGTGAATTGACTTGTTTGCTTCTATTTTATTGACAAGTTGTTGTAATAATGTCTGATCATTATCAAAATGATTCTGTTTGTTATTTTCCTGCAAGGTTACAGACAAGAGTTTATGCAAACACATCTTTTGTCTTGTTGAGGCAAGACCAGTCTTCAAAGACAGAGAAGCTCCTATCATGAAGATTTCAGACTTCAAGTGATGTTATAGGTTTGATTGATTATTATGAAGCTTCTTCATAATACTCTTGTCTGGTTTCGGATTTGATGTGCAGTGGAAAATAACtaataactaattttgtttagCTAAACTTGTAAGGTCATACTTGATTAAGTTCTAACTAGTGTATCATTCCTTGAGTCAGATTTTGAGGCTACTCAGGTAACGAGCTCTTGTCTGAGGCAATGGTTAAACAATTTTGAACAAATACGGTAGCTTGTAATGTTGGATCATTGACGATTTATTGATTTGGCATTCTGTATAATTACTTTGTGTAAAACACTTGACTAATAACTATTCAGATGTAAACAGTCACAAAAGCTTGCCAAGTTGAAGCATAAGACATGGAGCCACCTTATTTTCATTTCctttaataacaaaaacaaatgtacaTCTATTTTTATTCGAGAGTAATGCAATTCAGCCAGAAGTAAACAAATTTTAAGTAGGAATAACAATGTCAAACCTGAAATGCTCATCATCTGTCTGCAATACAACTCTACTTTTCAAAATTCTCACCTTAATTCAACATTTAGCTTCTTCTCCACCTCATCACGCACTTTGCTCTGCATTTCGATAAATCACCATTTCAAAACCCGTTTAACACTTAACAACATATAACAACACAAATGCTACCTTCCTATTACGACTTTTTCTTATGGTTGGTTCTTTGAAAAAGTGTCCTTTCagctaaaaaaaggttttgacttCCTTACTCGTGAATAAGTTTTCTTTTGTGCCTTTTTCTCAATGTTATATCCCGGATTAATGTAGAACGGAGACACAAATATGATTACCTGCAAATCATTGACCTCCTCGTCCGTAAGAGAGCGCTCCATTGAACGGAACACAATTCTGTAACAATGACTCGTCATCCCTTTCTTATTGGTGAATTTGTCAATTAACTTCACCTGTACATCGATGATAAAGGCTATAAACAATCACTCTGAAGAACGTGATGATACaagtaaaactgaaaataagcTTGATTCTTGGTATTTTCTCCTAACTAATAAAAAGATAAGGTATGTACCTCTTCAGCAAGATCCCCAGCAATTCCTCTAACAACTTCACAAAAGTTATTCTCTGTGAATGCATCACTAATCCAGAAACTGATGTCCTTGTAACAAGGAGGATACTGCAGAACAAGATTTCATTTGCCATCGTTAAAACTTGCAAGACAAATTGGTCTTGAACTAAACTTCATTTGTCTACAAGACATGGACATGAAGATGGAAAGAAACGTTTAACCTTTGAGTATGGCTTGAATTTGACTCCAAGTTCTCCTTTTCCAAACTGCATGTACCATCAAATACATTGATGTGAGAAAAGAACTCACATTTTAGAtgatttatctcctttttttAAGTTATCACCTGGGCCGTGAATCGTTCATCGGATGACCAGAAAAGTCTTATATCAGGGATGTCAAACAAAACCATAGCAAGTCTCTCAAGTCCAAGTCCGAAGGCCCAAGCAACCTTATTTTCTAATCCACTTTGTTTCAAAATTACTTGCTCGGTCACCCCACAGCCCAAAACCTCCAACCAGTCTTCCTGAATCGATTACCAGATAAAGCTTACGTTAGTTGAGAAACTGAAGTTTGTAATTTCCAGCCAATAACATCTATATCTTTTTGGGAAAAGAAGACCacacaaaaatagaaatatgtcTTTTTAAAGCATAGTCATGCAATATATCAGataggaaaacaaaagattacCTTAAAATATATCTCAAGCTCAAAAGATGGATTGGTAAATGGGAAGTATGTATCAACCCATCTCATCTCCACAGAACCTGGCAGCCAAAAAAATGAAGTTCATATTTAACCGTTTCATATACATTTCCCCACTTTCTTTTGAGGTTAACGAGATCATCATCCTACACTACTATAACAAACTATCATCCATGTAATTTCTATTGTATAATGGATCTTAACTTACCAAATAAGTGGCGTGCCAATCCCTCGAGACATTTCTTTAAATCCTCAGCGGCATATAAAGTGGGATCCATGCCAGACTCGTTCCAGTCCTCAggagagaaaacacaaaaaccttCCATCTGTAATAGATAACATAAACAACTAGTACAAGAAAGACATGAAGTCTTGCAAaacaacaaactaaaaaaaacagagggaCGTCGAGAGTAGAACACCTGATGGAAAACCGGATAATGAGTAGAATCAATAGAATCTCTACGGTAAACATCCCCAGTAACAAGGAAACGACTATGACCTTTCCTCAACAGTTCAGCTTGGTGAGCACTTGTATGGCATCTCAAAACAGTTTGAGGGTCTACATAGTAGGTGTCATTAAGACTTCTGCTTACATGATCAGCAGGAACTAGCACATCATCAAAGTTCTGgtacccaaacaaaaaaaaactcttaagaaTAATTACATTGAAAACCAAGTGATATTTCCACAAAAAGTACAAACTTTGAGAATGGAGAACTTACTT from Camelina sativa cultivar DH55 chromosome 9, Cs, whole genome shotgun sequence encodes:
- the LOC104712505 gene encoding phenylalanine--tRNA ligase, chloroplastic/mitochondrial, producing the protein MTIFSVHSTIFSRASVVLLSSNGFKRFSFASSFSSTAVYSPRLPKVKKQRRYPIVSAVDIGGVTIARNDVVKDDDPTNNVPDSIFSKLGMQLHRRDKHPIGILKNAIYNYFDSNYAKKFEKFEDLSPIVTTKQNFDDVLVPADHVSRSLNDTYYVDPQTVLRCHTSAHQAELLRKGHSRFLVTGDVYRRDSIDSTHYPVFHQMEGFCVFSPEDWNESGMDPTLYAAEDLKKCLEGLARHLFGSVEMRWVDTYFPFTNPSFELEIYFKEDWLEVLGCGVTEQVILKQSGLENKVAWAFGLGLERLAMVLFDIPDIRLFWSSDERFTAQFGKGELGVKFKPYSKYPPCYKDISFWISDAFTENNFCEVVRGIAGDLAEEVKLIDKFTNKKGMTSHCYRIVFRSMERSLTDEEVNDLQSKVRDEVEKKLNVELR
- the LOC104712503 gene encoding probable N-acetylglucosaminyl-phosphatidylinositol de-N-acetylase; this translates as MAWLVVSLSLIVIWVASLCKVFFGATSSSRATILDDGKTPQKKNVMFVIAHPDDESMFFSPTINYLTSNVYNLHVLCLSTGNADGMGNIRKDELHQACAVLKVPLQQLKVLDHPSLQDGFGQVWNHDLLTEIIEEEVTKHDIHTIITFDNYGVSGHCNHRDVHRGVLTFLQTNSGRHIKAWELVSLNIFRKYCGPVDIWLSILSAKKHPSNVIIINEQPWRSFKAMAQHLSQWVWFRKLFVSFSSYTYTNTLNRIIP